Proteins from a genomic interval of Syntrophomonadaceae bacterium:
- the mutT gene encoding 8-oxo-dGTP diphosphatase MutT — MKQVTAAIMLDGDKVLIAKRASGDRLSKKWEFPGGKIEAGESPEECLARELCEELGIEARVGSFFARSIYHYEHGVIELLAYFADWVSGEMFTHFHDDAKWVSIKDVDLYDFAPADVPIKEKLKNYFSCSE, encoded by the coding sequence ATGAAACAAGTAACAGCAGCGATCATGTTAGACGGCGACAAAGTCCTCATTGCTAAAAGAGCAAGTGGAGATCGTTTGTCAAAGAAATGGGAGTTCCCTGGCGGGAAAATTGAAGCTGGCGAGTCACCTGAGGAGTGCCTGGCCCGGGAGCTTTGCGAGGAATTAGGAATTGAGGCAAGAGTAGGGAGCTTCTTTGCTAGAAGCATCTATCACTATGAGCATGGTGTTATTGAATTATTAGCGTATTTTGCAGACTGGGTTTCCGGTGAGATGTTTACACATTTTCATGATGACGCAAAATGGGTTTCTATAAAAGATGTTGATCTGTATGATTTTGCTCCTGCTGATGTACCGATAAAAGAAAAATTAAAAAACTATTTTAGTTGTAGCGAATAG
- a CDS encoding DUF1778 domain-containing protein: protein MASKISVYIDEEMHWKLKAAASLRGKSLSEFMVEAALHALQTSDRKMAASKMDRLRASVKSTVSSEELHDMRNVERRR from the coding sequence ATGGCCAGTAAAATTAGTGTATATATTGATGAAGAAATGCATTGGAAACTTAAAGCAGCAGCAAGTCTCCGCGGCAAATCTTTGTCCGAATTCATGGTTGAAGCGGCGTTGCATGCATTGCAAACTTCGGACCGAAAGATGGCTGCGTCTAAAATGGATCGGCTCCGTGCCTCAGTAAAAAGTACCGTTTCCTCAGAAGAGCTCCATGATATGCGTAATGTGGAGAGAAGGCGATGA
- a CDS encoding cysteine hydrolase: protein MAEQKEVLEIYQAMEKVVGEARPVNLDSLVNEAGGPEQVVLVLVDLVQGFAREGPLASPRVAALIEPITKLAEEALRLGVGITVIRDAHSEDCPEFDQFGRHCVKGSAEAELVSELKEVLGPNYIDWPKNCLAAGQAHAQSTVIIVGDCTDLCVYQAAMGEKLAANARGIRKRVIVPVNLVDTYDLPVEAAKKLGLLPHPGDFFHLVFLYHLKLNGIELVRLV from the coding sequence ATGGCGGAACAGAAAGAAGTGCTAGAGATCTACCAGGCCATGGAAAAGGTAGTAGGCGAAGCGCGGCCGGTAAATTTGGATTCGCTGGTTAATGAAGCAGGGGGACCGGAGCAGGTGGTCCTGGTGCTGGTGGACCTGGTGCAGGGGTTTGCCCGGGAAGGTCCCCTGGCCAGTCCCCGGGTGGCGGCGTTGATTGAACCCATCACAAAACTGGCGGAGGAGGCCCTTCGCCTGGGAGTGGGAATTACTGTAATCCGGGATGCCCACAGTGAAGACTGCCCCGAGTTCGACCAGTTCGGGCGTCACTGTGTAAAGGGCAGTGCGGAGGCGGAACTGGTGTCAGAACTAAAGGAAGTCCTGGGGCCGAATTACATTGACTGGCCTAAAAACTGCCTGGCAGCGGGGCAGGCACATGCTCAGTCGACTGTTATAATAGTGGGGGACTGTACCGACCTCTGCGTCTACCAGGCTGCCATGGGGGAGAAACTTGCGGCCAATGCCAGGGGGATCAGAAAAAGGGTGATTGTGCCCGTGAACCTGGTGGATACCTATGACCTGCCGGTCGAAGCGGCAAAAAAGTTGGGGCTTTTGCCCCATCCGGGTGATTTCTTTCATCTTGTCTTCCTCTATCACCTGAAGCTAAACGGGATAGAACTGGTGCGGCTGGTCTAG
- a CDS encoding DUF1998 domain-containing protein, protein MTGTAIVLFDDVPGGAGHVRRITNPSTLIAVLWAALRRMETCQCGGSEGNTSCYECLRNYRNQFCHKELKRGPAIEFLRKVLDAI, encoded by the coding sequence ATAACAGGTACGGCAATTGTCCTTTTTGACGATGTCCCAGGGGGTGCCGGGCATGTACGCCGAATAACTAATCCCAGTACCCTTATTGCTGTTTTATGGGCGGCTTTAAGGCGAATGGAAACTTGCCAGTGCGGCGGTTCTGAAGGAAATACCAGTTGCTATGAATGTCTCAGGAATTACCGTAACCAATTCTGCCATAAAGAACTCAAAAGGGGGCCGGCAATTGAGTTTTTAAGAAAAGTGTTAGATGCAATTTAG
- a CDS encoding type II toxin-antitoxin system VapC family toxin, with protein MNPGYVIDASVALTWLLPGEETPQTLQLRDRAVDNTLIELFVPPTFWYEVANVLWVAVRRSRISQHEAAEALDSLLGFKFTVCPADPINCLTLSIAHNLAVYDSAYLCLAMEYQVPLWTVDNALVKAANRLNIPVEPLPVTRV; from the coding sequence ATGAATCCAGGTTACGTCATTGACGCTTCGGTAGCCTTAACATGGCTTTTGCCGGGAGAGGAGACACCACAAACTCTACAGTTACGCGATCGTGCCGTTGATAACACGCTGATCGAACTATTTGTTCCACCAACTTTTTGGTACGAAGTTGCAAATGTCTTGTGGGTAGCTGTTCGGCGCAGCAGAATCAGTCAACATGAAGCTGCAGAAGCGTTGGACTCCCTTCTAGGGTTTAAGTTTACAGTTTGTCCTGCTGATCCGATAAACTGCTTAACGCTTTCAATCGCGCACAATCTGGCCGTATATGATTCCGCATATTTATGCTTGGCAATGGAATATCAGGTACCTCTTTGGACTGTCGATAACGCTCTGGTTAAGGCTGCCAATCGCCTGAACATTCCTGTTGAACCTTTACCGGTTACTCGCGTTTAA
- a CDS encoding DUF2357 domain-containing protein — protein sequence MALPPSGRKFQELLVIATEDFELVFKGPPRNKLVEAFSLHQDERGEPMLAGLRISPGYSWAKVYEPTDPGEISEYTGGSVFPCFFEQTNYEVVIEKKDGCVKELKFEHLNKQLREAVTPAGRQGRLLTGIINFQDEVGFSRFEILGDGKPLLSIELEVFPSKLDYQRDFWLLLQEVNEEVYNLAYDFLMRTSFFASLKSAKEPSPAEFYYIFNAIYKNFFKALERLKERPHHQIVSANRVTISARIKRASHTGLSWLVKKNYLFEADQGGLVEVGGFAFTPRKALDCKKELNFDTYENRFLKWILKQLDRKLKAFEGRYKDIGEKSGDKRVTQFVTEKRRQLQGNFDYGFFQYVGELKQVEHTSLVMQMAPGYRDVYKYYF from the coding sequence ATGGCTTTACCTCCTTCTGGCCGTAAATTTCAAGAATTGTTGGTTATTGCGACGGAGGATTTTGAGCTGGTTTTTAAAGGACCACCAAGGAATAAGCTGGTAGAAGCTTTTTCTTTGCACCAGGATGAACGAGGGGAGCCTATGCTGGCTGGGCTTAGGATATCCCCTGGTTACAGTTGGGCTAAAGTGTACGAACCTACTGATCCTGGTGAGATATCTGAATACACAGGGGGTAGTGTATTCCCCTGTTTTTTTGAGCAGACCAACTATGAAGTGGTGATAGAAAAGAAGGATGGCTGCGTTAAAGAGCTTAAGTTTGAACATTTAAATAAGCAACTCCGGGAAGCGGTAACGCCTGCTGGGAGGCAGGGACGACTTTTAACGGGAATTATAAATTTTCAGGATGAGGTTGGCTTTTCTCGCTTTGAAATATTGGGTGATGGAAAGCCTCTCTTATCTATTGAACTTGAGGTTTTTCCCAGCAAATTAGATTACCAGAGGGATTTTTGGCTATTGCTACAAGAAGTCAATGAGGAAGTCTATAACTTGGCATATGATTTTTTAATGCGTACCAGTTTCTTTGCTTCCTTAAAAAGCGCGAAAGAGCCTTCGCCTGCTGAATTCTATTATATTTTTAATGCTATCTACAAAAATTTCTTTAAAGCTTTGGAACGGCTTAAAGAAAGGCCCCATCACCAGATTGTTTCTGCAAATCGGGTGACTATATCGGCGAGGATAAAACGAGCCAGCCATACTGGACTAAGCTGGCTAGTAAAGAAAAACTATTTGTTTGAAGCGGACCAGGGAGGTCTTGTTGAAGTAGGTGGCTTTGCTTTTACCCCTAGGAAAGCTCTAGATTGTAAAAAAGAGCTGAACTTTGACACGTATGAGAATAGATTTTTGAAATGGATACTTAAACAGCTTGACCGAAAATTGAAAGCATTTGAGGGGAGATATAAAGATATTGGAGAAAAGTCCGGGGATAAACGGGTAACTCAATTTGTTACTGAAAAGCGGAGGCAGCTCCAAGGTAACTTCGATTATGGCTTTTTTCAATATGTTGGTGAATTGAAACAAGTGGAGCATACCTCTTTAGTGATGCAAATGGCTCCAGGATATAGGGATGTGTATAAATACTACTTTTAA